One genomic window of Panicum hallii strain FIL2 chromosome 6, PHallii_v3.1, whole genome shotgun sequence includes the following:
- the LOC112897840 gene encoding protein STICHEL-like 2, giving the protein MIEGRRHSVDIPISRALVAIMRSRSLRDPDTNSLAKFSAKKTIWEGCSFEEDEPEGNNYGRHSFSYNAYDHLQRRREEFGDSLRSGRLANSPINIIKANAMAKAVLHNQSCCSAISGMSRAAKDRAFALEIQGEELGRREASTFQESSRSLLQKYRPKSFSELVGHDVIAQSLSSAVLKGKLAPIYLFHGPHGIGKTSAARIFAAALNCRSPGGNQPCGRCEECMAIFSGSSSSVVEVDASKLDCKSRVAVLLRNACEVPASSHFKVLIVDDCQHMDKEGWYSIYNSLEEIPASTIFVMITSDIDKLPSNGIGWCQSYRFCKIDDAEIACRLIKICTKEGMEFEAEALELLARKANGSIRDAIQMLDQLTLLGKRISKSVTHELIGDVSDEELLDLLNLAMSSDAATIVRRARELLSSKVDPLQLLAQLANLIMDILAAKHPSDSSEVRRVTGRHTSADVDVHKLRNALEILSETEKQLKTTKNQSTWLTAALLQFNMREPYCLDDTAVSSMFTESQTDDGTAVLKDESLDTSSHLCSQNKVGSLDMNLGDPDVLETIWMKALENCSSRPLQNLLRRDGKLSSLYTSQGVAVAELQFCHPEDVPTSETFWKPLCTSLQNLLRCNVDIRINLSPISSNRMGSKDSSVSLVMQSREDRETQDPVTTNCRTVASSRRDCPSPLAGQAKEKPSHILGCLHGTADGDAVDTESRILSYQKISVVPAPSTPGNAPLKAAGDTSEVDEGRVNRGCFLNLLPCCASSPRRKSQTREKRRASLFSCCFCKIRPDCKTKAEQG; this is encoded by the exons ATGATTGAGGGCAGGCGGCATTCGGTGGACATTCCCATTTCGAGGGCCCTGGTGGCCATCATGCGGTCCAGATCCCTGAGGGACCCGGACACCAACTCGTTGGCCAAGTTCTCGGCCAAGAAGACCATCTGGGAGGGCTGCTCCTTCGAGGAAGACGAGCCGGAGGGGAACAACTACGGTAGGCACAGCTTCAGCTACAACGCGTACGATCATCTCCAGAGGCGGAGGGAGGAGTTTGGTGACAGCTTGAGGTCGGGCCGCCTCGCCAACTCGCCCATCAATATCATCAAGGCCAATGCGATGGCGAAGGCTGTGCTCCACAACCAGAGCTGTTGCTCGGCGATCTCTGGGATGTCGAGGGCCGCAAAGGACAGGGCTTTTGCTTTGGAGATTCAAGGGGAGGAGCTAGGCCGGAGGGAGGCCAGTACATTCCAGGAGAGCTCGAGAAGTTTACTCCAGAAGTACCGGCCCAAATCTTTCTCCGAGCTGGTTGGGCATGATGTTATTGCTCAGTCGCTTTCCAGTGCTGTTTTAAAAGGAAAGCTTGCTCCTATCTATCTATTCCATGGTCCGCACGGCATAGGGAAGACGTCCGCAGCTAGGATATTTGCAGCAGCGCTGAATTGCCGCTCTCCAGGTGGAAACCAGCCATGTGGGCGTTGCGAGGAGTGCATGGCCATATTCTCAGGAAGCAGCAGCAGTGTGGTAGAGGTTGATGCTTCCAAACTTGATTGCAAATCTAGAGTTGCGGTCTTGCTCAGAAATGCCTGTGAAGTTCCTGCTTCTTCACACTTCAAGGTTCTTATAGTAGATGATTGCCAACACATGGACAAGGAGGGATGGTACTCCATCTACAATAGCCTAGAAGAGATTCCTGCCAGCACAATCTTTGTCATGATAACATCTGACATTGATAAACTACCAAGCAATGGAATTGGATGGTGCCAGAGCTACAGATTTTGCAAGATAGATGATGCAGAGATTGCCTGCAGGTTAATCAAGATTTGCACAAAAGAAGGCATGGAGTTCGAAGCGGAGGCATTGGAGCTTCTTGCACGCAAGGCCAATGGTTCCATTCGAGATGCAATTCAGATGCTCGACCAACTAACTCTACTTGGAAAGAGAATCAGCAAATCAGTGACACATGAGCTG aTAGGTGATGTCTCAGATGAGGAATTGCTTGACCTTCTCAATCTGGCTATGTCATCGGATGCTGCTACTATTGTGAGGAGGGCTAGGGAGCTTCTGAGCTCAAAGGTCGACCCCCTGCAACTATTAGCCCAGCTTGCAAATCTCATCATGGATATTTTAGCTGCAAAGCACCCATCAGATTCTTCAGAAGTCAGAAGAGTTACTGGCAGACATACAT CTGCTGACGTGGATGTACACAAACTTAGGAATGCACTGGAGATACTCTCTGAAACTGAAAAGCAATTAAAGACCACAAAAAACCAGTCTACATGGCTCACTGCTGCACTGTTACAGTTTAATATGAGGGAACCGTACTGTCTAGATGATACTGCAGTTTCAAGCATGTTTACCGAGAGTCAGACAG ATGATGGGACCGCTGTACTGAAAGATGAAAGTTTAGATACAAGTTCTCATCTTTGTTCCCAGAACAAAGTTGGTTCTCTAGACATGAATTTGGGAGATCCAGATGTACTGGAGACGATATGGATGAAAGCTCTTGAGAACTGCTCATCCCGGCCACTTCAAAATCTACTGCGTAGGGATGGGAAGTTGTCATCTCTATACACAAGCCAAG GTGTAGCAGTTGCTGAGCTACAGTTCTGCCATCCTGAGGATGTACCAACATCAGAGACCTTCTGGAAGCCACTTTGCACATCTCTACAGAATTTGCTGAGGTGCAACGTTGACATCCGAATCAACCTTTCGCCCATCTCCAGCAACAGAATGGGATCCAAGGACTCTTCTGTGAGCCTGGTCATGCAATCGAGAGAAGACCGTGAGACACAGGACCCAGTCACTACGAACTGCAGAACCGTTGCTTCGTCCCGAAGAGACTGCCCTTCCCCACTCGCAGGGCAAGCCAAGGAGAAACCATCCCACATTCTAGGGTGCCTCCATGGCACTGCAGATGGCGACGCAGTGGATACCGAGTCAAGGATCTTGAGCTACCAGAAGATCTCTGTCGTCCCTGCACCGTCCACCCCAGGAAATGCTCCCCTGAAAGCCGCTGGAGATACATCAGAGGTGGACGAAGGCCGAGTTAATCGTGGATGCTTCTTGAACCTTCTACCCTGCTGTGCTTCCTCTCCCCGTCGGAAGTCCCAGACGCGTGAGAAACGCCGAGCCTCGCTGTTCAGCTGCTGTTTCTGCAAGATCAGACCTGACTGCAAAACGAAAGCTGAACAAGGGTAG
- the LOC112897865 gene encoding photosystem II core complex proteins psbY, chloroplastic: MATIATMTMLKPAKIVARSAPPSTSGSGVSLRSLPAARKGGLAVSAPSPAAAAMAGAFFQALASSDAALAAQRVADVAAADAGSDNRGQLLLFVVAPAIGWVLYNILQPALNQLNRMRSQALVAGVGLGAAAAAGMACAPEASAAQELAALAAAAATAPADDNRGLLLLIVVTPAIGWVLYNILQPALNQLNRMRSD; this comes from the coding sequence ATGGCGACCATAGCCACGATGACCATGCTCAAGCCCGCCAAGATCGTGGCGCGGtcggcgccgccgtccaccAGCGGCAGCGGCGTCTCGCTGCGCAGCCTGCCGGCGGCCAGGAAGGGCGGGCTGGCGGTGTCGGCGCCGtccccggccgcggcggcgatggcgggcgCCTTCTTCCAGGCGCTGGCGTCGTCGgacgcggcgctggcggcgcagCGGGTGGCGGACGTGGCAGCGGCGGACGCGGGCAGCGACAACCGGGGCCAGCTGCTGCTCTTCGTGGTGGCGCCGGCCATCGGGTGGGTGCTCTACAACATCCTGCAGCCGGCGCTGAACCAGCTGAACCGCATGCGCAGCCAggcgctcgtcgccggcgtcggCCTCGGCGCGGCAGCCGCGGCGGGGATGGCGTGCGCGCCCGAGGCCTCCGCGGCGCAGGAGCTCGCCgcgctagccgccgccgccgccacggccccCGCCGACGACAACCggggcctgctgctgctcatcGTCGTCACGCCCGCCATCGGCTGGGTGCTCTACAACATCCTCCAGCCGGCGCTCAACCAGCTCAACCGCATGCGGTCCGACTGA
- the LOC112896994 gene encoding succinate dehydrogenase [ubiquinone] iron-sulfur subunit 1, mitochondrial isoform X1 — protein sequence MAAAALLRRSPAARALLSPSLSSRLVASKPHSSSPAPPPPPKASSDMKTFSIYRWDPDSPSTKPHLKDYQVDLSDCGPMVLDALLKIKNEQDPSLTFRRSCREGICGSCAMNIDGDNGLACLTKISSASSASTVSPLPHMFVIKDLVVDMTNFYSQYKSVEPWLKRKDPPPQEGKEILQTKADRAKLDGMYECILCACCSTSCPSYWWNPEEYLGPAALLHANRLPLWGTLIKPKPNMFMHLQARGYHGVAEKRNLLDHKRRLLAEKYELRGKLYKAVCRDPDLPLDMREEFRYKLSKLPRNSSMTRLRNRCIFTGRPRAVYKKFRMSRIMFRTLANKGELTGVKKASW from the exons atggccgccgccgccctcctccgccgctcgccggcggcgcgcgcgctccTCTCGCCGTCCCTCTCGTCCCGCCTCGTCGCGTCCAAGCCCCACTCGTCGTcccccgcgcctccgccgccgccgaaggCGTCCTCCGACATGAAGACCTTCTCGATCTACCGGTGGGACCCGGACTCGCCGTCGACGAAGCCGCACCTCAAGGACTACCAGGTGGACCTCTCCGACTGCGGGCCGATGGTGCTGGACGcgctgctcaagatcaagaacGAGCAGGACCCGTCGCTCACCTTCCGCCGCAGCTGCCGCGAGGGCATCTGCGGGAGCTGCGCCATGAACATTGACGGCGACAACGGCCTCGCCTGCCTCACCAAGatctcctccgcctcctcgGCCTCCACGGTCTCGCCGCTGCCCCACATGTTCGTCATCAAGGACCTCGTCGTCGACATGACCAACTTCTACAGCCAGTACAAGAGCGTCGAGCCCTGGCTCAAGCGCAAGGACCCGCCGCCGCAGGAGGGAAAGGAGATCCTACAGACCAAGGCCGACCGCGCCAAGCTCGACGGCATGTACGAGTGCATCCTCTGCGCCTGCTGCTCAACCTCGTGCCCATCCTACTGGTGGAACCCAGAGGAGTACCTCGGCCCGGCCGCGCTGCTCCACGCCAACAG GCTTCCGCTGTGGGGGACGCTTATCAAACCAAAACCCAACATGTTCATGCACCTTCAAGCTCGAGGATACCATGGGGTGGCAGAGAAGAGAAACCTGCTGGACCACAAACGTAGATTGCTTGCagaaaaatatgagctaagagGAAAGCTGTATAAGGCTGTCTGTAGGGACCCTGATCTTCCATTGGATATGCGGGAAGAGTTCCGCTATAAGTTGTCAAAGTTGCCAAGAAATAGCTCAATGACACGCCTTAGAAACCGCTGCATATTCACAGGCCGCCCTCGCGCTGTCTACAAGAAATTCCGCATGTCCCGTATTATGTTCCGCACATTGGCAAACAAGGGTGAACTGACAGGGGTAAAGAAAGCATCTTGGTAG
- the LOC112896994 gene encoding succinate dehydrogenase [ubiquinone] iron-sulfur subunit 1, mitochondrial isoform X2 yields the protein MAAAALLRRSPAARALLSPSLSSRLVASKPHSSSPAPPPPPKASSDMKTFSIYRWDPDSPSTKPHLKDYQVDLSDCGPMVLDALLKIKNEQDPSLTFRRSCREGICGSCAMNIDGDNGLACLTKISSASSASTVSPLPHMFVIKDLVVDMTNFYSQYKSVEPWLKRKDPPPQEGKEILQTKADRAKLDGMYECILCACCSTSCPSYWWNPEEYLGPAALLHANRWIQDSRDQFTKERLDAINDEFKLYRCHTIKNCTHACPKGLNPAKQIDTIKKLQIDT from the exons atggccgccgccgccctcctccgccgctcgccggcggcgcgcgcgctccTCTCGCCGTCCCTCTCGTCCCGCCTCGTCGCGTCCAAGCCCCACTCGTCGTcccccgcgcctccgccgccgccgaaggCGTCCTCCGACATGAAGACCTTCTCGATCTACCGGTGGGACCCGGACTCGCCGTCGACGAAGCCGCACCTCAAGGACTACCAGGTGGACCTCTCCGACTGCGGGCCGATGGTGCTGGACGcgctgctcaagatcaagaacGAGCAGGACCCGTCGCTCACCTTCCGCCGCAGCTGCCGCGAGGGCATCTGCGGGAGCTGCGCCATGAACATTGACGGCGACAACGGCCTCGCCTGCCTCACCAAGatctcctccgcctcctcgGCCTCCACGGTCTCGCCGCTGCCCCACATGTTCGTCATCAAGGACCTCGTCGTCGACATGACCAACTTCTACAGCCAGTACAAGAGCGTCGAGCCCTGGCTCAAGCGCAAGGACCCGCCGCCGCAGGAGGGAAAGGAGATCCTACAGACCAAGGCCGACCGCGCCAAGCTCGACGGCATGTACGAGTGCATCCTCTGCGCCTGCTGCTCAACCTCGTGCCCATCCTACTGGTGGAACCCAGAGGAGTACCTCGGCCCGGCCGCGCTGCTCCACGCCAACAG GTGGATACAGGACAGCCGTGACCAGTTCACCAAGGAGCGCCTGGATGCCATCAACGACGAGTTCAAGCTCTACCGCTGCCACACCATCAAGAACTGCACTCATGCCTGCCCCAAGGGGCTGAACCCGGCTAAGCAGATCGACACGATCAAGAAGCTCCAGATTGACACCTAA